A window from Variovorax sp. PBL-E5 encodes these proteins:
- the lepB gene encoding signal peptidase I, whose amino-acid sequence MAFLTSLILAAFAGYIGAWYFGAIEGNFALLLFLATVVTGIYWLAERFYFLPKRRRAAETLDASLAQRREELARQGITQVDKVDTTARERLIMQPWWLDWTAGLFPVILAVFLLRSFLFEPFKIPSGSMMPTLLTGDLILVNKFTYGLRLPVINTKITEGTPPARGDVMVFRYPPKPSMDYIKRVVGVPGDEVAYLNKKLTINGQPISKDPVPDYFDEETMSYLKQYSENLGGKQHKLLNDDNRRAGLSEAEIMPFPNQENCRYSVEGVVCKVPPGHYFMMGDNRDNSLDSRYWGFVPDQNIVGRAFFVWMNFGNLKRIGGFQ is encoded by the coding sequence AAGGCAACTTCGCATTGCTGCTTTTCCTGGCCACCGTCGTCACGGGTATCTATTGGCTGGCGGAACGGTTCTACTTCCTGCCGAAGCGTCGGCGTGCGGCCGAGACGCTCGACGCCTCGCTGGCGCAGCGGCGCGAAGAGCTGGCCCGTCAGGGCATCACGCAGGTCGACAAGGTCGACACCACGGCGCGCGAACGGCTGATCATGCAGCCGTGGTGGCTGGATTGGACCGCAGGCCTGTTCCCGGTGATCCTGGCGGTTTTCCTGTTGCGCTCGTTCCTGTTCGAGCCGTTCAAGATCCCGTCAGGTTCGATGATGCCGACCCTGCTGACCGGCGATCTGATCCTGGTCAACAAGTTCACCTACGGGTTGCGGCTTCCGGTCATCAACACCAAGATCACCGAGGGGACGCCGCCCGCACGTGGAGACGTGATGGTGTTCCGCTACCCGCCCAAGCCGAGCATGGACTACATCAAACGCGTGGTCGGCGTGCCGGGCGACGAGGTGGCCTACCTCAACAAGAAGCTCACGATCAACGGGCAGCCGATCAGCAAGGACCCGGTGCCCGACTATTTCGATGAGGAGACGATGAGCTACCTCAAACAGTACTCGGAAAATCTTGGCGGAAAACAGCACAAATTGCTCAATGACGATAACCGGCGCGCAGGCCTGTCCGAGGCCGAGATCATGCCCTTCCCGAATCAGGAAAATTGCCGCTACAGTGTCGAGGGTGTCGTCTGCAAGGTGCCGCCGGGCCACTATTTCATGATGGGCGACAACCGTGACAACTCGCTCGATTCGCGCTACTGGGGCTTCGTTCCGGACCAGAACATCGTGGGCCGGGCGTTCTTCGTGTGGATGAATTTCGGCAATCTCAAGCGCATCGGCGGATTCCAATAA